The DNA segment ATTGTTTGACCGTCCAGGAACTCGAGGGGACAAAGAATGCCGCTGACACCTGCCGACGTCCACAATGTGGCGTTCAGTAAGCCGCCCATCGGCAAGCGCGGGTACAACGAAGATGAGGTTGACGCCTTCCTTGACCTGGTGGAAAACGAGTTGACGCGGCTCATCGAGGAGAACTCCGATCTGCGTCAACGAATCCATGAGCTAGACCAGGAGCTGGCCGCGGCCGGTGGCCCCGGCGCCGCTCCCACCGTTGCTCAGGCAGTTCCGGTCTACGAACCGGAAGCCAAACCGGCCGCGGTGGGGACGACCGAGGAACAGGCCCTGAAGGCGGCTCGCGTCCTGAGCCTGGCGCAAGACACCGCTGACCGGCTCACCGGCACGGCCAAGGCCGAGTCGGACAAGATGTTGGCCGATGCCCGCGCCAACGCCGACCAGATCCTCAGCGAGGCCCGGCACACCGCGGAGGTCACGGTCGCCGAGGCCCGGCAACGCGCCGACGCGATGTTGGCCGA comes from the Mycobacterium shinjukuense genome and includes:
- the wag31 gene encoding DivIVA-like cell division protein Wag31, which translates into the protein MPLTPADVHNVAFSKPPIGKRGYNEDEVDAFLDLVENELTRLIEENSDLRQRIHELDQELAAAGGPGAAPTVAQAVPVYEPEAKPAAVGTTEEQALKAARVLSLAQDTADRLTGTAKAESDKMLADARANADQILSEARHTAEVTVAEARQRADAMLADAQSRSEAQLRQAQEKADALQADAERKHSEIMGTINQQRTVLEGRLEQLRTFEREYRTRLKTYLESQLEELGQRGSAAPVDSSADAGGFDQFNRGNN